From Lepus europaeus isolate LE1 chromosome 3, mLepTim1.pri, whole genome shotgun sequence, a single genomic window includes:
- the MOG gene encoding myelin-oligodendrocyte glycoprotein isoform X2, with the protein MTGLSSSSLPSCLLSLHLLLLLQLSSSHAGQFRVIGPGHPIRALVGDEVELPCRISPGKNATGMEVGWYRPPFSRVVHLYRNGRDQDAEQAPEYRGRTELLKETIGEGKVTLKIRRVRFSDEGGFTCFFRDHSYQEEAAMELKVEDPFYWINPGMLVLIAVLPVLLLQVTVGLVFLCLQRRLRGKLHAEIENLHRTFGQFLEELLFYLAALSG; encoded by the exons ATGACAGGTTTGTccagctcctccctgcccagctgcctcctctccctccacctgctcctcctcctccagctgtcTTCCAGCCATGCAG GACAGTTCAGAGTGATAGGACCAGGGCATCCAATCCGGGCACTGGTGGGAGATGAGGTGGAGCTGCCATGTCGCATATCTCCTGGGAAGAACGCTACAGGCATGGAAGTGGGGTGGTACCGCCCCCCCTTCTCCAGGGTGGTGCATCTCTACCGAAACGGCAGGGACCAAGACGCAGAGCAGGCGCCAGAATATCGGGGCCGGACGGAGCTGCTGAAAGAGACTATTGGCGAAGGAAAGGTGACCCTCAAGATCCGAAGGGTAAGGTTCTCAGATGAGGGAGGCTTCACCTGCTTCTTCCGAGATCATTCTTACCAAGAGGAGGCAGCAATGGAGCTGAAAGTGGAAG ATCCCTTCTACTGGATCAACCCGGGGATGCTGGTTCTCATTGCTGTACTGCCCGTGCTCCTCCTGCAGGTCACCGTGGGCCTcgtcttcctctgcctgcagcgcagaCTGAGAG gaAAACTTCATGCAGAGATAG agaatctccaccGAACTTTTG GGCAATTTCTTGAAGAGCTAC TCTTCTACCTGGCAGCACTCTCTGGCTAA
- the MOG gene encoding myelin-oligodendrocyte glycoprotein isoform X1, which translates to MTGLSSSSLPSCLLSLHLLLLLQLSSSHAGQFRVIGPGHPIRALVGDEVELPCRISPGKNATGMEVGWYRPPFSRVVHLYRNGRDQDAEQAPEYRGRTELLKETIGEGKVTLKIRRVRFSDEGGFTCFFRDHSYQEEAAMELKVEDPFYWINPGMLVLIAVLPVLLLQVTVGLVFLCLQRRLRGKLHAEIENLHRTFDPHFLRVPCWKITLFVIVPVLGPLVALIICYNWLHRRLAGQFLEELLFYLAALSG; encoded by the exons ATGACAGGTTTGTccagctcctccctgcccagctgcctcctctccctccacctgctcctcctcctccagctgtcTTCCAGCCATGCAG GACAGTTCAGAGTGATAGGACCAGGGCATCCAATCCGGGCACTGGTGGGAGATGAGGTGGAGCTGCCATGTCGCATATCTCCTGGGAAGAACGCTACAGGCATGGAAGTGGGGTGGTACCGCCCCCCCTTCTCCAGGGTGGTGCATCTCTACCGAAACGGCAGGGACCAAGACGCAGAGCAGGCGCCAGAATATCGGGGCCGGACGGAGCTGCTGAAAGAGACTATTGGCGAAGGAAAGGTGACCCTCAAGATCCGAAGGGTAAGGTTCTCAGATGAGGGAGGCTTCACCTGCTTCTTCCGAGATCATTCTTACCAAGAGGAGGCAGCAATGGAGCTGAAAGTGGAAG ATCCCTTCTACTGGATCAACCCGGGGATGCTGGTTCTCATTGCTGTACTGCCCGTGCTCCTCCTGCAGGTCACCGTGGGCCTcgtcttcctctgcctgcagcgcagaCTGAGAG gaAAACTTCATGCAGAGATAG agaatctccaccGAACTTTTG ATCCCCACTTCCTGAGGGTGCCTTGCTGGAAGATAACCCTGTTTGTAATCGTGCCGGTTCTTGGACCCCTGGTTGCCTTGATCATTTGCTACAACTGGCTCCACCGAAGACTGGCAG GGCAATTTCTTGAAGAGCTAC TCTTCTACCTGGCAGCACTCTCTGGCTAA
- the ZFP57 gene encoding zinc finger protein 57 homolog isoform X1: MAAEAKVTRALNSVTQALRERKVLSVGQEENQDSGTNKEGSPLEQTHFSQEATSRPGALRGPAPLPGYGQAETLQKESSVPWGPGQDWGKLGRGTEDEAFDQLKQMPRVDEVSDVLQEVLRRDCWWKAWVQRPVTFEDVAVDFTQDEWDYLDASQRALYQDVMSETCKNLASVARIFLTKPNVIAKCEPKEAPWRAAVRPPDNEVLSGGKKEELQEQGQSLRDEGTGDDKVSLACRGTRQSPPSAPAGSTDRTPVLQASQTGPPFSCLTCGRCFSKSSYLHSHQFVHSPKRTNSCSQCGKLFRSPKALSYHRRMHLGERPFCCPLCDKTYCDASGLSRHRRVHLGYRPHSCPVCGKRFRDQSELKRHQKIHQNQEHLVRTLDTMAGLQAPIDGSLELVDTDHAPGTRAQQPEFRTQGPMTRNQVMTRRNQTTVIRTPGPVSGTEAPYTSAPCLDTRSNSLPMKSSRLKIFICPHCPLTFTKKAYLSRHQQAHFREQPSRCFHCGKCFGSVSRLVEHQQVHWTQKIYRCPVCDLCFGDKESLLGHWKNYKGKELGNAPKCWAVLGQWLGFLHDASPMAGKDRKHGGSGSPRIQILRRGKVRKEVSK; the protein is encoded by the exons ATGGCAGCCGAAGCGAAGGTGACTAGGGCCCTGAATTCTGTGACCCAGGCTTTGAGGGAACGGAAGGTGCTCTCAGTTGGGCAAGAGGAGAATCAGGACAGTGGGACAAACAAGGAAGGCAGCCCCTTGGAGCAGACCCATTTCTCGCAAGAAGCCACATCAAGGCCAGGGGCCCTCAGAGGACCTGCCCCTCTGCCTGGATACGGGCAAGCAGAGACCCTCCAGAAGGAATCTAGCGTGCcctgggggccaggccaggaTTGGGGAAAGCTGGGAAGAGGCACCGAGGACGAGGCGTTTGACCAACTGAAGCAGATGCCTCGGGTGGACGAGGTGTCAGACGTCCTGCAGGAGGTCCTGAGGAGAGACTGCTGGTGGAAGGCGTGGGTGCAG AGGCCGGTCACCTTTGAGGATGTGGCAGTAGATTTCACCCAGGACGAATGGGACTACCTAGATGCCAGTCAGAGGGCGCTTTACCAGGATGTGATGTCAGAAACCTGCAAGAACCTGGCATCAGTGG CCAGAATATTTCTGACCAAGCCAAATGTGATCGCCAAGTGTGAGCCAAAGGAGGCACCTTGGAGAGCAGCCGTCCGTCCCCCAGACAATGAAGTTCTTTCAG GGGGCAAGAAGGAGGAGCTTCAGGAACAAGGGCAGAGTCTGAGAGACGAGGGCACTGGCGATGACAAGGTCTCCCTTGCTTGCAGAGGCACCCGCCAGAGCCCACCTTCGGCTCCAGCGGGGTCTACAGACAGAACCCCAGTGCTGCAAGCATCCCAGACTGGGCCACCCTTTTCCTGCCTCACCTGTGGTAGGTGTTTCAGCAAGAGCTCCTACCTGCATAGCCACCAGTTTGTTCACAGCCCCAAGCGGACTAACAGCTGCAGCCAGTGTGGGAAGTTGTTTCGGAGCCCCAAGGCCCTCAGCTACCACAGACGCATGCATCTTGGGGAGCGGCCCTTCTGCTGCCCGCTGTGTGACAAGACATATTGTGATGCGTCTGGCTTGAGTCGTCACCGCCGCGTCCACCTGGGCTACCGGCCCCATTCATGCCCCGTGTGTGGAAAGAGATTCCGGGACCAGTCTGAACTCAAACGCCACCAAAAGATACATCAAAACCAGGAGCACCTGGTGAGGACTCTAGACACCATGGCTGGGCTCCAAGCACCCATTgacgggagcctggagcttgtgGATACAGACCATGCACCTGGGACCAGGGCCCAGCAACCTGAATTTAGAACTCAGGGTCCTATGACCAGGAACCAGGTGATGACTAGGAGGAATCAAACAACAGTTATTAGAACCCCGGGGCCTGTGTCTGGGACGGAGGCACCCTACACCAGCGCCCCCTGCCTGGATACCAGATCCAACTCTCTTCCAATGAAGTCCTCGAGATTAAAAATCTTCATTTGTCCCCACTGTCCCCTGACTTTTACCAAGAAAGCCTATCTGTCCAGGCACCAGCAGGCCCACTTTAGAGAGCAGCCCAGCCGCTGCTTCCACTGTGGCAAGTGCTTTGGCTCGGTTTCCAGGCTCGTGGAGCACCAGCAGGTACACTGGACACAGAAGATCTACCGATGCCCTGTCTGTGACCTCTGCTTTGGGGACAAAGAGAGCCTCCTGGGTCACTGGAAGAACTATAAAGGCAAGGAACTGGGCAACGCCCCTAAGTGCTGGGCGGTCCTGGGTCAGTGGCTTGGCTTTCTTCATGATGCCTCCCCCATGGCTGGGAAGGACCGGAAGCATGGAGGAAGTGGATCCCCTAGAATCCAGATCCTCAGGAGAGGGAAAGTGAGAAAGGAGGTGAGCAAGTGA
- the ZFP57 gene encoding zinc finger protein 57 homolog isoform X2, protein MAAEAKRPVTFEDVAVDFTQDEWDYLDASQRALYQDVMSETCKNLASVARIFLTKPNVIAKCEPKEAPWRAAVRPPDNEVLSGGKKEELQEQGQSLRDEGTGDDKVSLACRGTRQSPPSAPAGSTDRTPVLQASQTGPPFSCLTCGRCFSKSSYLHSHQFVHSPKRTNSCSQCGKLFRSPKALSYHRRMHLGERPFCCPLCDKTYCDASGLSRHRRVHLGYRPHSCPVCGKRFRDQSELKRHQKIHQNQEHLVRTLDTMAGLQAPIDGSLELVDTDHAPGTRAQQPEFRTQGPMTRNQVMTRRNQTTVIRTPGPVSGTEAPYTSAPCLDTRSNSLPMKSSRLKIFICPHCPLTFTKKAYLSRHQQAHFREQPSRCFHCGKCFGSVSRLVEHQQVHWTQKIYRCPVCDLCFGDKESLLGHWKNYKGKELGNAPKCWAVLGQWLGFLHDASPMAGKDRKHGGSGSPRIQILRRGKVRKEVSK, encoded by the exons ATGGCAGCCGAAGCGAAG AGGCCGGTCACCTTTGAGGATGTGGCAGTAGATTTCACCCAGGACGAATGGGACTACCTAGATGCCAGTCAGAGGGCGCTTTACCAGGATGTGATGTCAGAAACCTGCAAGAACCTGGCATCAGTGG CCAGAATATTTCTGACCAAGCCAAATGTGATCGCCAAGTGTGAGCCAAAGGAGGCACCTTGGAGAGCAGCCGTCCGTCCCCCAGACAATGAAGTTCTTTCAG GGGGCAAGAAGGAGGAGCTTCAGGAACAAGGGCAGAGTCTGAGAGACGAGGGCACTGGCGATGACAAGGTCTCCCTTGCTTGCAGAGGCACCCGCCAGAGCCCACCTTCGGCTCCAGCGGGGTCTACAGACAGAACCCCAGTGCTGCAAGCATCCCAGACTGGGCCACCCTTTTCCTGCCTCACCTGTGGTAGGTGTTTCAGCAAGAGCTCCTACCTGCATAGCCACCAGTTTGTTCACAGCCCCAAGCGGACTAACAGCTGCAGCCAGTGTGGGAAGTTGTTTCGGAGCCCCAAGGCCCTCAGCTACCACAGACGCATGCATCTTGGGGAGCGGCCCTTCTGCTGCCCGCTGTGTGACAAGACATATTGTGATGCGTCTGGCTTGAGTCGTCACCGCCGCGTCCACCTGGGCTACCGGCCCCATTCATGCCCCGTGTGTGGAAAGAGATTCCGGGACCAGTCTGAACTCAAACGCCACCAAAAGATACATCAAAACCAGGAGCACCTGGTGAGGACTCTAGACACCATGGCTGGGCTCCAAGCACCCATTgacgggagcctggagcttgtgGATACAGACCATGCACCTGGGACCAGGGCCCAGCAACCTGAATTTAGAACTCAGGGTCCTATGACCAGGAACCAGGTGATGACTAGGAGGAATCAAACAACAGTTATTAGAACCCCGGGGCCTGTGTCTGGGACGGAGGCACCCTACACCAGCGCCCCCTGCCTGGATACCAGATCCAACTCTCTTCCAATGAAGTCCTCGAGATTAAAAATCTTCATTTGTCCCCACTGTCCCCTGACTTTTACCAAGAAAGCCTATCTGTCCAGGCACCAGCAGGCCCACTTTAGAGAGCAGCCCAGCCGCTGCTTCCACTGTGGCAAGTGCTTTGGCTCGGTTTCCAGGCTCGTGGAGCACCAGCAGGTACACTGGACACAGAAGATCTACCGATGCCCTGTCTGTGACCTCTGCTTTGGGGACAAAGAGAGCCTCCTGGGTCACTGGAAGAACTATAAAGGCAAGGAACTGGGCAACGCCCCTAAGTGCTGGGCGGTCCTGGGTCAGTGGCTTGGCTTTCTTCATGATGCCTCCCCCATGGCTGGGAAGGACCGGAAGCATGGAGGAAGTGGATCCCCTAGAATCCAGATCCTCAGGAGAGGGAAAGTGAGAAAGGAGGTGAGCAAGTGA
- the MOG gene encoding myelin-oligodendrocyte glycoprotein isoform X3, which yields MTGLSSSSLPSCLLSLHLLLLLQLSSSHAGQFRVIGPGHPIRALVGDEVELPCRISPGKNATGMEVGWYRPPFSRVVHLYRNGRDQDAEQAPEYRGRTELLKETIGEGKVTLKIRRVRFSDEGGFTCFFRDHSYQEEAAMELKVEDPFYWINPGMLVLIAVLPVLLLQVTVGLVFLCLQRRLRGKLHAEIENLHRTFVFYLAALSG from the exons ATGACAGGTTTGTccagctcctccctgcccagctgcctcctctccctccacctgctcctcctcctccagctgtcTTCCAGCCATGCAG GACAGTTCAGAGTGATAGGACCAGGGCATCCAATCCGGGCACTGGTGGGAGATGAGGTGGAGCTGCCATGTCGCATATCTCCTGGGAAGAACGCTACAGGCATGGAAGTGGGGTGGTACCGCCCCCCCTTCTCCAGGGTGGTGCATCTCTACCGAAACGGCAGGGACCAAGACGCAGAGCAGGCGCCAGAATATCGGGGCCGGACGGAGCTGCTGAAAGAGACTATTGGCGAAGGAAAGGTGACCCTCAAGATCCGAAGGGTAAGGTTCTCAGATGAGGGAGGCTTCACCTGCTTCTTCCGAGATCATTCTTACCAAGAGGAGGCAGCAATGGAGCTGAAAGTGGAAG ATCCCTTCTACTGGATCAACCCGGGGATGCTGGTTCTCATTGCTGTACTGCCCGTGCTCCTCCTGCAGGTCACCGTGGGCCTcgtcttcctctgcctgcagcgcagaCTGAGAG gaAAACTTCATGCAGAGATAG agaatctccaccGAACTTTTG TCTTCTACCTGGCAGCACTCTCTGGCTAA